Genomic segment of Leptospira perdikensis:
GCAGATAGCAGAAATATAGACTCCTACAGGAATGAGAAGAGGTCCCAGTTTTGGAACAAGAACTAAGAAGAAAGAACTACCAAATAGTAAAAACGGGACTGCCAGTAAAGGTTTAACTTTTGAGTCCAATGTGAAAGCATATGAGTAGATCAATTGGGCAATCAGAAAGGAACCGAGTCCAAATACAAAATATCCTTCTTTGGGAAGAGCAAGGAAAGCATCCCCAAAAAGAGAAAACACTAGACCCACAGCCACCAATTTCCCACGTTTTTCCAAAGTCGGAAAGTAGCGAAAGAGTGCTACAATGAGAATCAATATTGGAATGATTTTGGAAGGGAGGTAGAGGGCATCATGTTTTGTGATCGTAGCGATCGCCAAAAGATGCACAATAGAATAGAGAACAAACAAAACAATTTCTTTAGCCATATTTCTTACTTTACAGGGATATCATTCTCGAGATTTCATCAGATGAAAGCCCGAGTGATCAGCCTATGAAACAAACACGACCCTTGTCCATCCTTTTCTTAATCTGTCTCCTATGGACCCATAGTTTATCCGCAAGAGAAGTGCCATCTGGTGGCGAAATGTTGATTGATTTGATTGTTGCGCGTCCTATGGGACTTGCCGGTACCCTTCTCGGAACCGCAGCCTTTGTTGTCGCCTCCCCTTTCACATTATTGTCGGGAACGTTTTTACAATCAGGCAGACGTCTTGTTGTTTACCCTGCTAAATTCACCTTCACACGTGGGTTAGGCGACTTTCCGGGTTATATGGAAGACTACCAAATCGTAGAGGAATAAATTGAACGAATTTTTATTTTCAGACTTCCCTGAAGTTTCCACTGAGGATTGGAAAAACCAAATCCTCAAAGATTTAAAAGGTAACCCTTGGGACAAAGTCACATGGGAAACAGAAGAAGGATTCAAAATCGAACCCTTCTACCGCAAAGAAGATATCCCCGAACTTCCTAGAGTGTACAAACGGAATCCAGGATGGAATATCACTGAAACCATCCTGTCTGAATCAGAACTGAATGACCTTTCCAAAAAAGGTGCGGATGCTGCAGTCCTTATCTCACACGAAGAAGATGGAAACCAATTTGGATTAAAAATCAAATCTTCTAGTGACTTGGAAAAACTTGCAGGCCAGACGGGAAATCTTCCCCTTGTGGTCTCCCTTAGCTCTAGAACTACATCTTTTGCTGACTCACTTAAAAAACTTACATCTTCGCATAACATCGTTCTTGGCGATTTGGATCCTTACGGAACTGCACTTTTATCTGGGGAATTAAAAATCGAAGAAGGTGCTATCGGAAAATCTTTTGCAACACTTTCCGGAACCAAAGGATTTGCTGGTGTTGGGATTCATAGTTACTACTTACGAGATGCCGGGGCTTCCATTGGCCAAGAGTTGGCCTATTCTCTTTCTTGGGGAGTGGACTATTTAAACCGCCATATTGATGTTGGTGTTTCGATTGAAGACGCTGCTGCCAACATTTGGTTCTGGATGGGAATTGGTTCCGACTACTTTACCGAAATGGCAAAATTTCGAGCCATGCGGATCCTCTGGACAGAAGTTTTGAATGCTTACAAACCTGGCCTTGGAGAAAGTGTTCCGGCCCTTATCGTTGCAAGAACTTCCAATTTCCAATTCACGGCTTACGACCCCTATGTCAATATGTTACGCGGAACAACTGCTGCAATGTCTGCTGTCATGGGTGGGGCCGATTTTGTTTCTGTTTTACCATTTGATTCTGAATACTCCGCACAACAAGAGTTAGGCAAACGAATTGCCAGAAATTCACAACTCCTTCTTCGTTATGAGTCCTTCCTTGACAAAGTGGAAGACCCAGCTGCTGGATCTTATTATTTAGAAGTCCTCACTAAAAAACTAGCAGAAACAGCATGGTCTCAATTTCAAACTTTAGAAAAAGACGGTGGATTTGGGGATGCTTTGAAAAAAGGTACCATCCAGAAAGAGATCACAACTCGTGCTGATAAAAAAAGAAATGCTCTAGCCACCAAAAAAGAAATCTTACTCGGAACAAACCAATACCCTCTTCCTTCCGAAAGACATCCTGAACTTGTCAGTTCTTTAGAAGAGACCAAAAAACAAATTGGAACAACAAAGAAGACAACCTATGTAAGTCTTGTTCCCGTTCGTCTTTCTTACGAATTTGACAAATGGAGAAATATCACAGACACTCATATCGCATCGGGGGAAAAACTTCCAAAGATTTTTTTACTCACCATCGGTGACTTAACTATGCGAAAAGCAAGAGCCGGGTTTAGTTCCAACTTTCTCGGTTGCCTTGGGTATGAAATCATCGATAACCTCGGATTCACTTCTGTTAAAGAAGGTGTGTCGGCAGCCAAAGAACTCGGTGCAGAAATCGTTGTCTTATGTTCGTCTGACGAAGAGTATGCGACCTACCTGCCCGAATTTGTTTTGGAGATGAAAACCCAATTGCCTAACTCCTGGAAATTACTCGCAGGATATCCAAAAGACCTCATCACACAAGCCGAATCTCTCGGGATCGACGACTTCATCCATATGAAACGAAACATCGTGGAATTTATGGAAAAAGCCCAAACCAAATGGATCGGGAAATAAAATGAACAAACCCAATTTTGCCAATACTCCTCTTTCTTTCGGTTCTACAAAACCAGACCCCAAGGCCATATCCCTTTGGCAAACCGCGGAAGGAATCACCATTCAATCTCGTTATGCGAAGGCCGATTTGGATGGAATCGAACACTTAAATTATGCCGCAGGAATTCCCCCTTATTTACGTGGTCCTTATTCTACGATGTATGTGAATAAACCTTGGACCGTTCGTCAGTACGCAGGATTTTCCACGGCCGAAGAATCCAATGCTTTTTATCGTAGAAACCTAGCTGCCGGACAAAAGGGACTTTCTGTTGCCTTTGACCTTGCCACCCACCGCGGTTACGACTCTGACCATGAACGAGTGGTTGGAGACGTGGGAAAAGCGGGTGTGGCCATCGATTCGGTTTTGGATATGAAGATCCTCTTCGACCAAATCCCTCTGGATCAAATGTCGGTTTCGATGACCATGAACGGTGCCGTCATTCCTGTACTTGCTTTTTATATTGTTGCGGCTGAAGAACAAGGTGTCTCCAAAGACAAACTTTCCGGCACCATCCAAAATGATATTTTGAAAGAGTTTATGGTGCGTAACACTTACATTTACCCACCCAAACATTCCATGAAAATCATCGCCGATATCTTTGGTTACACTTCCAAATATATGCCCAAGTTTAACTCTATCTCCATCTCTGGGTATCATATGCAAGAAGCCGGTGCTACTGCCGACTTAGAACTTGCTTATACTCTTGCGGACGGTTGGGAGTACATCAAAACAGGAATTGCTTCTGGCCTTTCTGTAGATGAGTTTGCTCCAAGGCTTTCCTTCTTTTGGGCGATTGGAATGAACCATTTTATGGAGATTGCCAAGATGCGTGCGGGTCGACTTCTCTGGGCAAAAATAGTCAAACAGTTCCAACCCAAATCAACTAAGTCACTCGCACTCCGAACCCATTGCCAAACTTCTGGTTGGTCACTCACCGAACAAGATCCGTTCAATAACGTAGGGAGAACTTGCATCGAAGCGATGGCAGCCTCTCTTGGTCATACTCAGTCCTTACATACAAATGCCCTAGATGAAGCCATTGCTCTACCGACGGACTTCTCGGCAAGAATTGCAAGGAATACACAGATTTACTTACAAGAAGAAACAAACATCCACAGAGTCATCGACCCTTGGGGTGGTTCCTTCTATGTAGAAAAACTCACAAACGATCTCGTTCACAAAGCTTGGGCCCTCATCACCGAAGTACAAAAATTAGGTGGTATGGCAGAGGCGATTGAAACGGGAATTCCTAAGATGCGAATTGAAGAAGCATCTGCAAGAAAACAAGCTCGTATTGATTCAGGAAAAGATGTGATTGTTGGAGTGAACCGATTCCGTTTGGATAAAGAAGCTCCTCTTGATATTTTAGACATTGATAATACTGCCGTTCGAATTGCCCAAATCAAACGTTTGGAACAAATGAAAAAAGATCGTGATAACACGGCAGTAGAAGCTGCATTAAATGCCATCACCAAATGTGCGGAAACTGGCGAAGGAAATCTTTTGGAACTAGCAGTGGACGCAGCTCGCAAACGTGCTTCTCTTGGTGAAATTTCTTATGCCATGGAAAAAGTATTTGGGAGGTACAAAGCAGTGATTCGTTCTATCTCAGGAGTGTATTCCTCCGAAATTTCCGAAGACAAAGGATATCTGGAAGCCAGAGACCTTGCTGATGAATTTGCCAAACTAGAAGGACGTCGTCCGAGAATCATGGTGGCAAAAATGGGCCAAGACGGACACGACCGTGGTGCTAAGGTGATTTCAACTAGTTTTGCGGATATGGGTTTCGACGTTGATATCGGGCCTCTATTCCAAACTCCAGCAGAAGTGGCAAAACAAGTGGTAGAAAACGATTGTCATATTTTAGGAGTCTCCTCTCTTGCTGCCGGCCACAAAACTCTGGTTCCGCAAGTGATCGAAGAGTTAGCAAAACTTGGGGCCGAGGATGTGCTTGTGGTTGTCGGTGGAGTGATTCCAGCCCAAGACTACGACTTCCTCTACAAATCAGGTGCTACCGCCATATTTGGACCGGGAACTGTGATTTCAGAAGCAGCCAAACAAATTCTAAATATCCTACTCGGCGAAAGAAGAGCCGCTTAGTCGCAGAAGGATACATTCCACCAAACACCGATTTGTTTAAAATGGCAATCGGTGTTTTTGGAATTTCACACCGCAGGCAAAAACCATTATGGAAACACCTAACGAGGATATGGGTCAAAAGAAAACGCCGAAGGAAGAACCGAACCAAAAATCGGCTCTTTCGGTAAACCCTGGCGTTGCCGATGCTCCTGCCATTTCCCCCTACATTCGTGACCAAAGAAAAACTCTCGTTCGAAAAGAAATCACAGCGGAAGATTTAGCTGCCGGAATTTTATCGGGGAACAGAACTCATCTTTCCAAAGCCATCACTCTTGTAGAAAGTAACTTAGAAGAACACAATGACAAAGCCCAAGCCATATTGGAACTTGTTATGCATAAGGTAGGTAATTCGATTCGAATCGGAATCACAGGAGTTCCGGGTGTTGGGAAATCCACATTCATCGAA
This window contains:
- a CDS encoding lysoplasmalogenase; this translates as MAKEIVLFVLYSIVHLLAIATITKHDALYLPSKIIPILILIVALFRYFPTLEKRGKLVAVGLVFSLFGDAFLALPKEGYFVFGLGSFLIAQLIYSYAFTLDSKVKPLLAVPFLLFGSSFFLVLVPKLGPLLIPVGVYISAICLMGWRAAARNSVSKPFYLGLLGALVFILSDSIIAYSMFLKPEMDRFTASMGIMITYYIAQVLIYSATKSEELDVQSVKNT
- a CDS encoding methylmalonyl-CoA mutase family protein, yielding MNEFLFSDFPEVSTEDWKNQILKDLKGNPWDKVTWETEEGFKIEPFYRKEDIPELPRVYKRNPGWNITETILSESELNDLSKKGADAAVLISHEEDGNQFGLKIKSSSDLEKLAGQTGNLPLVVSLSSRTTSFADSLKKLTSSHNIVLGDLDPYGTALLSGELKIEEGAIGKSFATLSGTKGFAGVGIHSYYLRDAGASIGQELAYSLSWGVDYLNRHIDVGVSIEDAAANIWFWMGIGSDYFTEMAKFRAMRILWTEVLNAYKPGLGESVPALIVARTSNFQFTAYDPYVNMLRGTTAAMSAVMGGADFVSVLPFDSEYSAQQELGKRIARNSQLLLRYESFLDKVEDPAAGSYYLEVLTKKLAETAWSQFQTLEKDGGFGDALKKGTIQKEITTRADKKRNALATKKEILLGTNQYPLPSERHPELVSSLEETKKQIGTTKKTTYVSLVPVRLSYEFDKWRNITDTHIASGEKLPKIFLLTIGDLTMRKARAGFSSNFLGCLGYEIIDNLGFTSVKEGVSAAKELGAEIVVLCSSDEEYATYLPEFVLEMKTQLPNSWKLLAGYPKDLITQAESLGIDDFIHMKRNIVEFMEKAQTKWIGK
- the scpA gene encoding methylmalonyl-CoA mutase yields the protein MNKPNFANTPLSFGSTKPDPKAISLWQTAEGITIQSRYAKADLDGIEHLNYAAGIPPYLRGPYSTMYVNKPWTVRQYAGFSTAEESNAFYRRNLAAGQKGLSVAFDLATHRGYDSDHERVVGDVGKAGVAIDSVLDMKILFDQIPLDQMSVSMTMNGAVIPVLAFYIVAAEEQGVSKDKLSGTIQNDILKEFMVRNTYIYPPKHSMKIIADIFGYTSKYMPKFNSISISGYHMQEAGATADLELAYTLADGWEYIKTGIASGLSVDEFAPRLSFFWAIGMNHFMEIAKMRAGRLLWAKIVKQFQPKSTKSLALRTHCQTSGWSLTEQDPFNNVGRTCIEAMAASLGHTQSLHTNALDEAIALPTDFSARIARNTQIYLQEETNIHRVIDPWGGSFYVEKLTNDLVHKAWALITEVQKLGGMAEAIETGIPKMRIEEASARKQARIDSGKDVIVGVNRFRLDKEAPLDILDIDNTAVRIAQIKRLEQMKKDRDNTAVEAALNAITKCAETGEGNLLELAVDAARKRASLGEISYAMEKVFGRYKAVIRSISGVYSSEISEDKGYLEARDLADEFAKLEGRRPRIMVAKMGQDGHDRGAKVISTSFADMGFDVDIGPLFQTPAEVAKQVVENDCHILGVSSLAAGHKTLVPQVIEELAKLGAEDVLVVVGGVIPAQDYDFLYKSGATAIFGPGTVISEAAKQILNILLGERRAA